The following are encoded together in the Dermacoccus nishinomiyaensis genome:
- a CDS encoding NifU family protein, whose protein sequence is MSDLALHPEATPDPDVVRWRFSGARCDVPLGALAAWPEALTRAGAGDMVSEPGALVVRLRAPHTWASDGAAVRDALSDVLADTSSRFVAREPGGVEPSDASSNADGDAVGEFDEGAADDTEIAEQARVVVADVAEQVAHSHGGDITLIGVERGVVTVSLTGACDGCPAAAMTLHRRIEDELRARVGGVREVRAHTVKKRSGGLERGGRALLQWAHERRR, encoded by the coding sequence ATGAGCGACCTCGCCCTGCACCCGGAGGCAACACCCGATCCAGACGTCGTGCGGTGGCGCTTCTCCGGAGCGCGGTGCGACGTCCCGCTCGGAGCGCTCGCGGCGTGGCCCGAGGCGCTGACGCGCGCGGGCGCCGGCGACATGGTCAGCGAACCGGGCGCGCTCGTCGTCAGGCTGCGCGCGCCGCACACGTGGGCGAGTGACGGAGCAGCCGTGCGCGACGCGCTGAGCGACGTGCTTGCTGACACGTCGAGCCGATTCGTTGCGCGTGAGCCCGGCGGCGTCGAGCCGAGCGATGCCTCGAGCAACGCCGACGGGGACGCCGTGGGCGAATTCGACGAGGGCGCTGCCGACGACACCGAGATCGCCGAGCAGGCCCGAGTGGTCGTCGCGGACGTCGCCGAGCAAGTGGCGCACTCGCACGGCGGCGACATCACGCTGATCGGCGTCGAGCGCGGCGTCGTCACCGTCAGCCTCACGGGCGCGTGCGACGGCTGCCCCGCGGCGGCGATGACGCTGCACCGGCGCATCGAGGACGAGCTGCGCGCGCGGGTCGGCGGGGTGCGCGAGGTGCGTGCCCACACCGTGAAGAAGCGCTCGGGCGGACTGGAGCGAGGCGGGCGTGCGCTCCTACAGTGGGCGCATGAGCGACGTCGCTGA
- a CDS encoding Rne/Rng family ribonuclease: protein MDGDEDVTDGDSGQGAPAGAAFGLVFQAADPMTRVPRRSRRADDESPRDEAPAGRAGGDDEADEQPRPARSRSRRRRGDDAQHDENGDASSDDAAHGSREDADDAGAKQSADTDDNHDANDENDENDDEQTPRRRRRGGRGRRGNKGDDARDGSQAQHDDADDRDSGSKGGNAKHDDAAQGDGSKRDGNAAQDDSSKHDDAQDDAGSRKRTRRRRRSGSGQGSDGDDANTVTKVREPRRAKDEITSIKGSVRLEAKKQRRREGREAGRRRTVITEAEFLARRESVERVMVVREQEGRTQIGVLEDGVLAEHYVSRQEQASSMAGNVYLGRVQNVLPSMEAAFVDIGRGRNAVLYAGEVNWDAAGLDNQPKRIEHALKAGESVLVQVTKDPIGHKGARLTSQISLPGRFVVFVPGNSMTGISRKLPDTERARLKRILKEVVPADAGVIVRTAAEGASEEELRADVERLMKMWERIQAKAETANAPSLLHGEPDLTVRVIRDVFNEDFAKMVVSGERAWNEVHTYISEVAPDLVERLEKWEGDEDVFAEHRIDEQLAKAMDRKVWLPSGGSLVIDRTEAMTVVDVNTGKFVGSGGNLEETVTKNNIEAAEEIVRQLRLRDIGGIIVVDFIDMVLEANRELVVRRLLECLGRDRTKHQVAEVTSLGLVQMTRKRVGAGLVEVFSETCESCQGRGIVIHDHPVENRDINGNDTNRKGRGGRGGRGGRDTPGNGSHGSTGGSNGGQHQGRQDEAGESKAERDNGFAQIAAAAHAAAISAGDKSATSKPVSTASDDDAVMTVSPQDGAGSAEAAPETSAPKKSGTRRSGRVKPRSERVAQAAADASTDAGDVTSAPAANEGAAADIATNGTTVSGSAPADAGSAATATASTAQAPTARRRGSRRAAASTGAPARAGEASVMTVPAASASASTAPSEAFESGTSTSATPSTSAALASSGTDTASTDGPTLGAASTSDAPANATSSAVVTSSAGTTPAPMKRPRRRAGSSAGAPVTLQPVDLSAPASSSAPLTKVAGEDGSASNSTGSTTTSDATTANDTATAHNTATASNTSDAASAAVGEQKAPARKKRARVSSPAGAPAPKAASDD from the coding sequence ATCGACGGTGACGAGGACGTCACCGATGGCGACTCGGGCCAGGGCGCGCCCGCCGGCGCCGCGTTCGGCCTCGTGTTCCAGGCCGCCGACCCGATGACGCGCGTGCCCCGCCGCTCGCGCCGCGCCGATGACGAGTCGCCGCGTGACGAGGCACCCGCCGGCCGCGCAGGTGGCGACGACGAGGCCGACGAGCAGCCGCGCCCCGCGCGTTCGCGCAGCCGCCGCCGTCGCGGTGATGACGCGCAGCACGACGAGAATGGCGACGCGTCGTCCGACGACGCCGCTCACGGCTCGCGCGAGGACGCGGACGATGCGGGCGCGAAGCAGTCGGCCGACACCGACGACAACCACGACGCGAACGACGAGAACGATGAGAACGACGACGAGCAGACCCCGCGTCGGCGCCGACGCGGCGGCCGTGGCCGTCGCGGCAACAAGGGTGACGACGCCCGCGACGGTTCGCAGGCTCAGCACGACGACGCCGACGACCGCGACTCCGGTTCCAAGGGTGGCAACGCGAAGCACGACGACGCGGCGCAGGGCGACGGCTCCAAGCGCGACGGCAACGCCGCGCAGGACGACAGCTCGAAGCACGACGACGCCCAGGACGACGCGGGGTCGCGCAAGCGCACGCGCCGTCGCCGTCGCAGCGGCTCGGGTCAGGGCTCGGACGGCGACGACGCGAACACCGTGACGAAGGTGCGCGAGCCGCGTCGCGCGAAGGACGAGATCACGTCCATCAAGGGCTCGGTGCGCCTCGAGGCGAAGAAGCAGCGCCGCCGCGAGGGCCGTGAGGCGGGACGCCGCCGCACCGTCATCACCGAGGCCGAGTTCCTCGCACGCCGCGAGAGCGTCGAGCGCGTCATGGTCGTGCGCGAGCAGGAGGGGCGCACTCAGATCGGCGTCCTCGAGGACGGGGTGCTCGCCGAGCACTATGTCTCGCGTCAGGAGCAGGCGAGCTCGATGGCGGGCAACGTCTACCTCGGCCGGGTGCAGAACGTGCTGCCGTCGATGGAGGCGGCGTTCGTCGACATCGGCCGCGGGCGCAACGCCGTCCTGTACGCCGGCGAGGTCAACTGGGACGCCGCCGGTCTCGACAACCAGCCCAAGCGCATCGAGCACGCCCTCAAGGCGGGCGAGAGCGTCCTCGTCCAGGTGACGAAGGACCCGATCGGCCACAAGGGCGCCCGCCTGACGTCGCAGATCTCGCTACCGGGACGCTTCGTCGTCTTCGTGCCGGGCAACTCGATGACGGGCATCAGCCGCAAGCTGCCCGACACCGAGCGCGCGCGCCTCAAGCGCATCCTCAAGGAGGTCGTGCCGGCCGACGCGGGCGTCATCGTCCGCACCGCCGCCGAGGGTGCTTCCGAGGAGGAGTTGCGCGCCGACGTCGAGCGCCTCATGAAGATGTGGGAGCGCATCCAGGCGAAGGCCGAGACGGCCAACGCGCCGTCGCTGCTGCACGGCGAACCGGATCTGACGGTCCGCGTCATCCGCGACGTGTTCAACGAGGACTTCGCGAAGATGGTCGTCTCCGGCGAGCGTGCCTGGAACGAGGTGCACACCTACATCTCCGAGGTGGCGCCGGACCTCGTCGAGCGCCTCGAGAAGTGGGAGGGCGACGAAGACGTCTTCGCCGAGCACCGCATCGACGAGCAGCTAGCCAAGGCCATGGACCGCAAGGTGTGGTTGCCGTCGGGCGGTTCGCTCGTCATCGACCGCACCGAGGCGATGACGGTCGTCGACGTCAACACCGGCAAGTTCGTCGGCTCCGGGGGCAACCTCGAGGAGACCGTGACGAAGAACAACATCGAGGCGGCCGAGGAAATCGTGCGTCAGCTGCGCCTGCGCGACATCGGCGGCATCATCGTCGTCGACTTCATCGACATGGTGCTCGAGGCGAACCGCGAGCTCGTCGTGCGTCGCCTGCTCGAGTGCCTGGGCCGCGACCGCACGAAGCACCAGGTCGCCGAGGTCACCTCGCTCGGCCTCGTGCAGATGACGCGCAAGCGCGTCGGCGCGGGCCTCGTCGAGGTCTTCTCCGAGACGTGCGAGTCGTGCCAGGGGCGCGGCATCGTCATCCACGACCACCCGGTCGAGAACCGCGACATCAACGGCAACGACACGAACCGCAAGGGTCGTGGCGGGCGCGGTGGTCGTGGTGGCCGTGACACCCCGGGCAACGGTTCGCACGGTTCGACCGGCGGCTCGAACGGCGGTCAGCACCAGGGTCGTCAGGACGAGGCCGGCGAGTCGAAGGCGGAGCGCGACAACGGTTTCGCGCAGATCGCCGCGGCCGCGCACGCCGCAGCGATCTCCGCGGGCGACAAGTCGGCGACGTCGAAGCCCGTCTCCACCGCGTCTGACGACGACGCCGTCATGACGGTGTCGCCGCAGGACGGCGCTGGCTCGGCTGAGGCTGCTCCCGAGACAAGTGCGCCCAAGAAGTCGGGCACGCGCCGCTCCGGTCGCGTCAAGCCGCGCTCGGAGCGCGTCGCCCAGGCTGCTGCCGACGCCTCGACGGACGCGGGCGACGTGACGAGCGCGCCTGCGGCGAACGAGGGTGCCGCTGCCGACATCGCGACGAACGGCACGACGGTGAGCGGTTCGGCTCCTGCCGACGCGGGCAGCGCTGCCACTGCGACGGCGTCGACGGCGCAGGCCCCGACGGCGCGTCGTCGCGGTTCGCGTCGCGCGGCGGCGTCGACGGGTGCGCCCGCACGAGCCGGTGAGGCGAGCGTCATGACGGTGCCGGCGGCATCGGCGTCGGCATCGACCGCACCGTCCGAGGCATTTGAGTCGGGCACGTCGACCTCGGCTACGCCGTCGACTTCGGCGGCACTGGCGAGCTCCGGCACGGACACGGCATCGACCGACGGCCCGACGCTGGGTGCCGCATCGACGTCGGATGCTCCGGCGAACGCCACGTCATCGGCAGTCGTCACCTCGTCGGCCGGCACGACGCCGGCGCCGATGAAGCGTCCGCGTCGCCGCGCCGGTTCGAGCGCGGGTGCGCCCGTCACTCTGCAGCCGGTCGACCTCAGCGCGCCGGCGTCGTCGTCGGCCCCGTTGACGAAGGTCGCAGGGGAGGACGGCTCGGCGTCGAACTCGACGGGTTCGACCACGACGAGCGACGCGACCACCGCGAACGACACGGCCACGGCCCACAACACGGCTACGGCGAGCAACACGTCTGACGCGGCGTCGGCTGCCGTTGGCGAGCAGAAGGCTCCGGCACGCAAGAAGCGTGCTCGCGTCAGCTCGCCCGCCGGGGCACCCGCGCCGAAGGCAGCGAGCGACGACTGA
- the proB gene encoding glutamate 5-kinase → MNADATTTMPDEHATRAADVRDEHDHAEHAPQTPPTTPAVDGDAVRAQVREAKRVVVKVGSSSITHTSGGINHEALTELVGVLAERRHAGKEVLLVSSGAISAGMGQLGMPTRPTELPQAQAAAAVGQGQLMSAYSLLFQGLGLTMGQVLLTTEDVTRRATYLNGRSTLQTLLEFGAVPVINENDTVATQEIRFGDNDRLAALVAHLVDADALILLSDVDALYDGPPSREGTSRIPFVADVAAMDDVEIGGTGSGVGTGGMRTKVDAARIATAAGIPTMLTSMPNARHALLGEQVGTAFAPTGRRRSARRLWLAHATHPAGRLVLDDGAVEAVRTKGRSLLHAGVIEAQGRFLAGDAVDLADRHGHVFARGLVNYDVADVHRAMGRTTRDLSDAIGPAFERSLVHRDHLVLLP, encoded by the coding sequence ATGAACGCAGACGCCACGACGACCATGCCCGACGAGCACGCCACGCGTGCGGCTGATGTGCGCGACGAGCACGATCATGCCGAGCACGCCCCGCAGACGCCCCCGACGACCCCTGCCGTCGACGGCGACGCGGTGCGCGCGCAGGTCCGCGAAGCCAAGCGCGTCGTCGTCAAGGTGGGGTCGAGTTCGATCACCCACACGAGCGGCGGCATCAACCACGAGGCGCTGACGGAGCTCGTCGGGGTGCTGGCCGAGCGTCGGCACGCGGGCAAGGAGGTGCTGCTCGTCTCCTCCGGAGCCATCTCTGCGGGGATGGGCCAGCTCGGCATGCCGACGCGCCCGACGGAGCTGCCGCAGGCGCAGGCCGCAGCTGCCGTCGGGCAGGGACAGCTCATGTCCGCGTACTCGCTGCTGTTCCAGGGTCTCGGGCTGACGATGGGGCAGGTGCTGCTGACGACGGAGGACGTCACCCGCCGCGCCACGTACCTCAACGGCCGCTCGACGCTGCAGACGCTGCTCGAGTTCGGCGCGGTGCCCGTCATCAACGAGAACGACACGGTCGCGACGCAGGAGATCCGCTTCGGTGACAACGACCGGCTCGCGGCGCTCGTCGCGCACCTCGTCGACGCCGACGCGCTCATCCTGCTCTCGGACGTCGACGCCCTCTATGACGGTCCGCCGAGCCGCGAGGGCACCTCGCGGATCCCGTTCGTCGCGGACGTCGCCGCGATGGATGACGTCGAGATCGGCGGCACCGGATCCGGTGTCGGCACCGGGGGCATGCGGACGAAGGTCGACGCGGCGCGCATCGCGACCGCAGCCGGCATCCCGACGATGCTGACGTCGATGCCGAACGCGCGCCACGCGCTGCTCGGCGAGCAGGTGGGCACGGCATTTGCGCCGACAGGTCGTCGTCGCAGCGCGCGACGCCTGTGGCTCGCGCACGCGACGCACCCGGCCGGGCGCCTCGTGCTCGACGATGGCGCAGTCGAGGCCGTGCGGACGAAGGGGCGCTCGCTGCTTCACGCGGGTGTCATCGAGGCGCAGGGGCGATTCCTCGCAGGCGACGCCGTCGACCTCGCCGACCGTCACGGCCACGTGTTCGCGCGCGGGCTCGTCAACTACGACGTCGCCGACGTGCACCGTGCCATGGGGCGCACGACTCGCGATCTGAGCGACGCCATCGGCCCGGCTTTCGAGCGCAGCCTCGTCCACCGCGATCATCTGGTGCTGCTGCCCTGA
- a CDS encoding FeoA family protein, giving the protein MTTLDLLRPGSHATVVGFDASRCADAVLCRLRELGFREGEQIEVVRRAPMGDPIVFRVCDYELCLRRRDAGAIRVDVL; this is encoded by the coding sequence ATGACGACTCTCGACCTGCTGCGGCCCGGCTCCCACGCCACCGTCGTCGGATTCGATGCGTCCCGGTGCGCCGACGCCGTCCTGTGTCGCCTGCGCGAGCTCGGCTTCCGCGAGGGTGAACAGATCGAGGTCGTGCGCCGTGCGCCGATGGGCGATCCGATAGTCTTCCGTGTCTGCGACTACGAACTCTGCCTGCGTCGGCGTGACGCGGGTGCCATCCGCGTCGACGTCCTGTGA
- the obgE gene encoding GTPase ObgE: MATNFVDRVVLNVTAGNGGHGVASVHREKFKPLGGPDGGNGGHGGDVVLEVDPQVTTLLEYHKSPHRSAQNGKPGAGDERNGADGDDLVLPVPEGTVVKDRDGTILADLVGFGSRYVAAAGGRGGLGNKALASQRRKAPGFALLGEPGESNDIVLELKTLADVALIGFPSAGKSSLVSVVSAAKPKIADYPFTTLVPNLGVVTAGSQRFTIADVPGLIPGASQGKGLGLEFLRHVERCSVLVHVIDCATLEPGRDPMSDLDTIEHELSEYVADESLGGKPLSERTRIVVLNKADVPDARELAEMVKPDLEARGLEVFIVSAVAHQGLKELTFALAKHVEQARQEVESAVPARVIVRPKAMDDAGFRIVKEGGTHGTLFRIVGDRPTRWVRQTDFSNDEAVGYLADRLNRLGIEEELFKAGAVPGSTVLIGPGDNAVVFDWEPTLQAGAELLGARGTDLRLEEASRPSRAEKRDEFHNRKDGQRLAREELAAERQAGVWTEHESYRTEE; encoded by the coding sequence ATGGCAACCAACTTCGTCGACCGCGTCGTCCTCAACGTGACGGCCGGCAACGGTGGGCACGGCGTCGCCTCCGTGCATCGTGAGAAGTTCAAGCCGCTCGGTGGCCCGGACGGCGGCAACGGCGGGCACGGCGGTGACGTCGTCCTCGAGGTCGACCCGCAGGTGACGACGCTGCTCGAGTACCACAAGAGCCCGCACCGCAGCGCGCAGAACGGCAAGCCGGGTGCCGGTGACGAACGCAACGGCGCCGACGGCGACGACCTCGTCCTGCCCGTGCCGGAGGGCACCGTCGTCAAGGATCGCGACGGCACGATCCTCGCCGACCTCGTCGGTTTCGGCAGCCGTTACGTCGCGGCCGCCGGTGGCCGCGGCGGCCTCGGCAACAAGGCCCTCGCGAGCCAGCGGCGCAAGGCGCCCGGTTTCGCGCTGCTCGGCGAGCCGGGGGAGAGCAACGACATCGTGCTCGAGCTGAAGACGCTCGCCGACGTCGCCCTCATCGGTTTCCCGAGCGCCGGCAAGAGCTCGCTCGTTTCCGTCGTCAGCGCCGCGAAGCCGAAGATCGCCGACTACCCGTTCACGACGCTCGTGCCCAATCTCGGTGTCGTGACGGCTGGTTCGCAGCGTTTCACGATCGCCGACGTGCCCGGTCTCATCCCCGGCGCGAGCCAGGGCAAGGGCCTCGGCCTGGAGTTCCTGCGTCACGTCGAGCGCTGCTCGGTCCTCGTCCACGTCATCGACTGCGCGACGCTCGAGCCGGGCCGTGACCCGATGAGCGACCTCGACACGATCGAGCACGAACTGAGCGAGTACGTCGCCGACGAATCCCTCGGCGGCAAGCCCCTTTCCGAGCGCACCCGCATCGTCGTGCTCAACAAGGCCGACGTGCCGGACGCCCGCGAACTCGCCGAGATGGTCAAGCCCGACCTCGAAGCACGCGGCCTCGAGGTGTTCATCGTCTCCGCCGTTGCGCACCAGGGCCTCAAGGAGCTGACGTTCGCGCTCGCCAAGCACGTCGAGCAGGCGCGTCAGGAGGTCGAGTCGGCCGTGCCGGCGCGCGTCATCGTGCGTCCGAAGGCCATGGACGACGCCGGGTTCCGCATCGTGAAGGAGGGTGGCACGCACGGCACGCTGTTCCGTATCGTCGGGGATCGCCCGACGCGCTGGGTGCGCCAGACCGACTTCAGCAACGACGAGGCCGTCGGCTACCTCGCCGATCGTCTCAACCGACTCGGTATCGAGGAGGAGTTGTTCAAGGCGGGCGCGGTGCCCGGCTCGACCGTCCTCATCGGTCCCGGCGACAACGCTGTCGTCTTCGACTGGGAGCCCACCCTGCAGGCCGGCGCCGAACTGCTCGGCGCCCGCGGCACCGACCTACGCCTCGAGGAGGCGTCGCGTCCGTCGCGCGCCGAGAAGCGCGACGAGTTCCACAACCGCAAGGACGGTCAGCGTCTGGCGCGCGAAGAGCTCGCGGCCGAACGTCAGGCCGGAGTCTGGACCGAGCACGAGAGCTACCGCACCGAGGAGTGA
- the rpmA gene encoding 50S ribosomal protein L27 yields the protein MAHKKGASSTRNGRDSNAQRLGVKRFGGQVVGTGEIIVRQRGTHFHPGENVGRGGDDTLFALAPGAVKFGERKGRKVVDIVVEPEITA from the coding sequence ATGGCACACAAGAAGGGTGCATCCTCGACCCGCAACGGTCGTGACTCCAATGCACAGCGACTCGGCGTGAAGCGCTTCGGCGGCCAGGTCGTCGGCACGGGCGAGATCATCGTCCGCCAGCGCGGCACGCACTTCCACCCCGGCGAGAACGTCGGCCGTGGCGGCGACGACACGCTTTTCGCCCTCGCCCCGGGCGCCGTCAAGTTCGGCGAGCGCAAGGGCCGCAAGGTCGTCGACATCGTCGTCGAGCCGGAGATCACGGCCTGA
- a CDS encoding glutamate-5-semialdehyde dehydrogenase, which translates to MSDVAEETRHRIETAGRAARAASKRLALLSRAEKDTALLTLADAVEAASATIVAANEEDLARGAAGGMSESLQDRLRMTPERVTQVAQALRDVAALPDPVGEVTRGNTLANGLQIKQVRVPMGVVGMIYEARPNVTVDAAGLGLKSGNAMILRGGSAAAATNAAIVEALRASYEQQGLPADAVQLLDGGHDDVTALITARGLVDLVIPRGGAALIEAVVTGSSVPVIETGTGNVHVYVDRAADLDMALDITVNSKTHRPSVCNAAESLLVHADVAETFLPRVLTELAQRGVVLHADERAAALAGGVATQPVTDEAWGTEFHGLEMSVGVVDSLEGAIAHIDGYSTHHTDCIVTEDRAAARTFAAQVDSAVVMINASTRFTDGGEFGFGAEIGISTQKLHARGPMALAELTTTKWIVDGDGQIR; encoded by the coding sequence ATGAGCGACGTCGCTGAAGAAACCCGTCACCGCATCGAGACCGCCGGTCGCGCGGCGCGCGCCGCGTCGAAACGCCTCGCGCTGCTCTCGCGCGCCGAGAAGGATACCGCGCTGCTGACGCTCGCCGACGCCGTCGAGGCCGCGTCCGCGACGATCGTCGCGGCGAACGAGGAGGACCTGGCGCGGGGCGCTGCGGGCGGCATGAGCGAGAGCCTGCAGGATCGGCTGCGGATGACGCCCGAACGCGTCACCCAGGTCGCGCAGGCGCTGCGCGACGTCGCGGCGCTGCCCGACCCCGTCGGCGAGGTGACGCGCGGCAACACTCTCGCCAACGGCTTGCAGATCAAGCAGGTGCGCGTGCCGATGGGGGTCGTCGGCATGATCTACGAGGCGCGCCCCAACGTCACCGTCGACGCAGCGGGGCTCGGATTGAAGAGCGGCAACGCGATGATCCTGCGCGGCGGCTCGGCCGCGGCGGCGACGAACGCCGCGATCGTCGAGGCACTGCGCGCCTCGTACGAACAGCAGGGACTCCCCGCCGATGCGGTGCAGTTGCTCGACGGCGGCCACGACGACGTGACGGCGCTCATCACCGCGCGCGGTCTCGTCGATCTCGTCATCCCGCGCGGTGGGGCCGCGCTCATCGAGGCGGTCGTCACCGGTTCGAGCGTGCCGGTCATCGAGACGGGCACGGGCAACGTCCATGTCTACGTCGATCGCGCGGCGGATCTCGACATGGCGCTCGACATCACCGTGAACTCCAAGACGCACCGGCCGAGCGTGTGCAACGCGGCCGAGAGTCTGCTCGTGCACGCCGACGTCGCCGAGACGTTTCTGCCCCGCGTGCTCACCGAGCTCGCCCAGCGCGGTGTCGTCCTGCACGCCGACGAACGCGCCGCTGCCCTCGCCGGTGGCGTCGCGACCCAGCCCGTCACGGATGAGGCGTGGGGCACCGAGTTCCACGGCCTCGAGATGTCGGTCGGTGTCGTGGACAGCCTCGAGGGGGCGATCGCCCACATCGATGGCTACTCGACGCATCACACCGACTGCATCGTCACCGAGGACCGCGCGGCAGCGCGCACGTTCGCCGCGCAGGTCGACTCGGCCGTCGTCATGATCAACGCCTCGACGCGTTTCACCGACGGCGGCGAGTTCGGCTTCGGCGCCGAGATCGGCATCTCGACGCAGAAGCTGCACGCACGCGGCCCGATGGCGCTCGCGGAGCTGACGACGACGAAGTGGATCGTCGACGGCGACGGCCAGATCCGCTGA
- the feoB gene encoding ferrous iron transport protein B yields the protein MSCHAPDDVATADAATSTRVALLGAPNAGKSSLFNRLTGLRAKTGNYPGVTVSRSFGDVRAGGTNLVLEDLPGTYSLEAVSPDEQVVVDALAGRLDGVPAPDALIVVADATTLRRSLPFVARAIALGKPTMLALTMIDELHARGGHLDVAALERALGVPVRAVMAATGAGVDDVRALLADVPAWTRPVVSPPTQDAQLAPWSRSVLAAAEYMPAGQDTRSRRIDAVLLHPVAGLAVFFATMFLFFQAIFTVAAPLQDLVEQGFAWLGAQAQHIPNDTLASLVGNGIIGGVGATLVFVPQIMLLFLVLSLLENVGYLSRAAFLMDRIMAATGLEGRAFVAMLSSFACAVPGIMATRTIPSSRNRIATIITAPLMTCSARLPVYVLLTSLLVEPGQRYGPFNAQGLVLFGLYVLGGLSALVAVAVFKATALRDASLPFYMEMPPYRFPSIRNVVTTMWHSVRMFLRKAGGIILTTTVALWVLLNFPARGAETAGMGDTEKAAYVIDHSYAASIGRFIEPIFAPLGFDWHICVGLLGATSAREVFVATLGQVASATDPEDPRAALMKMTFSDGPHAGQLVFTTATVVALLVFFVYALQCVSTIAIMRRETNTWRWPAIAWAYMFVLAWGMAFLARHIVLALT from the coding sequence GTGAGCTGCCACGCCCCCGATGACGTCGCGACAGCGGACGCCGCGACGAGCACCCGCGTCGCGCTGCTGGGCGCGCCGAACGCCGGCAAGTCAAGCCTCTTCAACCGACTCACCGGTCTGCGCGCGAAGACGGGCAACTACCCGGGCGTGACGGTGTCGCGTTCGTTCGGAGACGTGCGCGCAGGCGGGACGAACCTCGTCCTCGAGGACCTGCCGGGCACCTACAGCCTCGAGGCCGTGAGCCCCGACGAGCAGGTCGTCGTCGATGCCCTCGCCGGCCGACTCGACGGCGTGCCGGCACCCGACGCGCTCATCGTCGTCGCCGACGCCACGACGTTGCGACGCTCGCTGCCCTTCGTCGCGCGCGCGATCGCGTTGGGCAAGCCGACGATGCTGGCCCTCACGATGATCGACGAACTGCACGCGCGCGGCGGCCACCTCGACGTCGCAGCCCTCGAGCGGGCCCTCGGCGTGCCGGTGCGGGCCGTCATGGCGGCGACGGGCGCGGGGGTCGACGACGTCCGCGCCCTGCTCGCCGACGTCCCCGCCTGGACGCGGCCCGTCGTCAGCCCGCCGACGCAGGATGCGCAGCTCGCGCCGTGGTCGCGTTCGGTGCTCGCGGCCGCCGAGTACATGCCCGCCGGGCAGGACACGCGCTCGCGGCGCATCGACGCGGTGCTGCTGCACCCGGTCGCCGGTCTCGCCGTGTTCTTCGCGACGATGTTCCTGTTCTTCCAGGCCATCTTCACCGTCGCTGCGCCGCTGCAGGATCTCGTCGAGCAGGGGTTCGCGTGGCTCGGCGCCCAGGCGCAACACATCCCGAACGACACGCTCGCCTCACTCGTCGGCAACGGCATCATCGGTGGTGTCGGCGCGACGCTCGTCTTCGTGCCGCAGATCATGCTGCTGTTCCTCGTCCTGTCACTGCTCGAGAACGTCGGGTACTTGTCGCGCGCGGCGTTCCTCATGGACCGGATCATGGCCGCCACGGGGCTGGAGGGCCGCGCGTTCGTCGCGATGCTCAGCTCGTTCGCATGCGCGGTGCCAGGCATCATGGCGACGCGCACCATCCCGTCGTCACGCAACCGCATCGCGACGATCATCACTGCGCCGCTCATGACGTGCTCGGCGCGCCTGCCTGTCTACGTGTTGCTGACGTCGCTGCTCGTCGAACCGGGGCAGCGGTACGGGCCGTTCAACGCGCAGGGCCTCGTGCTCTTCGGGTTGTACGTGCTCGGCGGGCTGTCGGCCCTCGTCGCGGTCGCCGTGTTCAAGGCGACGGCGCTGCGCGATGCGTCGCTGCCGTTCTACATGGAGATGCCGCCGTACCGCTTCCCGTCGATCCGCAACGTCGTGACGACGATGTGGCACTCGGTGCGTATGTTCCTGCGCAAGGCCGGCGGCATCATCCTGACGACGACGGTCGCGCTGTGGGTGCTGCTCAACTTCCCGGCCCGCGGCGCCGAGACCGCCGGGATGGGCGACACCGAGAAGGCCGCGTACGTCATCGACCACTCGTATGCCGCCTCGATCGGGCGGTTCATCGAGCCGATCTTCGCGCCGCTCGGGTTCGACTGGCACATCTGCGTCGGGCTGCTCGGCGCGACGAGTGCGCGCGAGGTCTTCGTCGCGACGCTCGGGCAGGTGGCGAGCGCGACCGACCCCGAGGACCCGCGCGCGGCGCTCATGAAGATGACGTTCAGCGACGGCCCGCACGCCGGGCAGCTCGTCTTCACGACGGCGACGGTCGTCGCGCTGCTCGTGTTCTTCGTCTACGCCCTGCAGTGCGTCTCGACCATCGCGATCATGCGTCGCGAGACGAACACGTGGCGCTGGCCGGCGATCGCGTGGGCGTACATGTTCGTCCTCGCATGGGGCATGGCGTTCCTCGCTCGCCACATCGTGCTCGCGCTCACATGA
- the rplU gene encoding 50S ribosomal protein L21 → MYAIVRAGGRQEKVSVGDVLLIDKVSAQPGESIELKPLMLVDGADITVEADKLAGVKVAAEVVKAAKGPKITIMKYKNKTGYRKRQGHRQPLTQIKVTKIG, encoded by the coding sequence GTGTACGCGATTGTTCGCGCGGGTGGTCGCCAGGAGAAGGTCTCCGTCGGCGATGTCCTCCTCATCGACAAGGTCTCGGCGCAGCCGGGCGAGAGCATCGAGCTGAAGCCGCTCATGCTCGTCGACGGTGCCGACATCACGGTCGAGGCCGACAAGCTGGCCGGTGTCAAGGTGGCCGCCGAGGTCGTCAAGGCCGCCAAGGGCCCGAAGATCACCATCATGAAGTACAAGAACAAGACTGGTTACCGCAAGCGCCAGGGCCACCGTCAGCCGCTGACGCAGATCAAGGTCACCAAGATCGGCTGA